A region of the Pseudoprevotella muciniphila genome:
AAAATTGAAGTAGACACAAGAGTTTCCAAAAATGATAGATATATCTATTATGGGGACTTGACGAGTGGGATTTTTATGCTTGATGGAATTAAATTACCTTCAGTCTGGACGCGTTATTATCCCAATTTATTAAATTCAAATAGTCCTTCCTACAAATATATGCATATAGAATCATCCAAATACTTAGATGACATTTCTCCCATTATTTTTTATGGTGCTCCAGGTACAGGAAAAACAAGGTATGCACAAGAAGAAATATTTTCAAAGTATCATAGTGCTAATAGAATTTTTACGACTTTTCACCAATCATACACTTACGAAGAATTCGTAGAAGGATTAAAACCAGAACTAGATAACGATAGTAAAGAGGTAAAGTATTATATTGAAACAGGTGTTTTTTATAATGCTTGTGAGAGAGCTGCAATTCTTGCTGGTTATGATAATCTTGAAGATTGTATTGCAGATTCCTCACAGAATAGAAAAATAAAATTCAAGGAAGCGCAGGATTCCCATAGAACAATGCTTTTATGCATAGACGAAATTAATCGTGGAAATGTAGCTGCTATTTTTGGAGATTTAATTTCATTGATTGAGCCAAGCAAAAGATTAGGCTCTGGAACTTATGAAATGACTGTAGTACTTCCGTATTCAAAGAAAGAATTTGGTGTTCCTGCAAATCTTTTTATTGTTGGAACAATGAACACCGCCGACCGTTCCATCCAATTGCTTGACTCTGCTCTTAGAAGAAGGTTTAGATTCGAGGAACTATTACCTAATTATAAAGCTTTTGATATTAAAGATGGAGATGCTGTCAAGGTACTGAAAAGAATAAATTCAAGAATTAGAAGCCTTCTTAATAAGGATATAATAGAAGCAATAACTACTAAAATTATTCCTTTACTGGAAGAATACTTCTACAATGATATTAACAAGGTTAGGTTTGTGTTGAATGAAGATGATACAACTACAACTAACAATGCTTTCTATGTAGAAGATAAAGATGCCAAAGAGGCTTTCAAAACCTATCTTCAATCTGAAGATATAGATGAAGAAGATAAGTCTTTCTTTACGTTAAATAGAAGTATTGCCAATCTTACCAGTGAAGAAGAATGTAGCAAATATATAAAGCATTTGTTGGGAGAAAGTGAGTAAAAAGAATCCCATAATAACTTATGAGTTTGGCACTTTGTATATAGAAGGTCAAGTCCATAAAGAAGGTGATATCCCTATAGAGGAAACCACCTTCAATAATCTATGGGATTTCATTCTTTCCAATAAAGCCACTGATGATACTGATGTAATAATGTCAGTACATACAAGGGGTGGTCGGAAGTTTATTAAAACTGGTAGATATGTTGGTACTATACAAACCAAGAATGGTCAGGTAATAGAAGTACTTCCTAAAATATTCAAGGCAAGCGGACAGCAAGAAAAGGATAAGGTTGTGTGTAGAAGCGTATTCCTGAATATGCTTAGACACTTCACCGATATAAAGGCGCGTTCTTTCCAGAATGTGACATTAAGCACCAAGAAGGGCTTTCCTATCCTTGAAGTGTATATCAGTAACTACATCAATGCAGTTGAACAATTGGTGTTAGGTGGTCTAAAGAAAAACTATGCCCCAGTAGAGGAAAACCAACGCTTCCTGAAAGGCAAATTAGACATAACAAAGCAAATAACTAAGAATATCACCAACAAGGCAAGGTTTGCCATCAAGTATAATAAATACATTGAAGATATTCCACAAAATAGGATTATTGTTACCACCCTTAGGAAGCTTATAAGTGACAGCCATAGCACCACCAACAAAGCACATATTTCAGTCCTACTTACAATATTAGCTGATATACCTTCAAGCCCCAATATCGAAAATGATTTGAGGATTGCAAGCACCAGTAATAGGTTATTCACATCCTATGATATGCTTATCAAGTGGAGTAAACAGTTCCTACTTAATAGAGGCTTCACCACTTTTGCTGGAAGTTATGTAAACCAATCCCTACTATTTCAAGCTGAAAGGCTATTTGAAGATTTTGTGGCTTATTTGTTCAGGAAATATGCCCCTACATACAATGTGGATGCCCAGAATACAAGGTTCTTCCTTGTGGATAGGCACAATGGGAAAAGAATGTTTCAGTTGCGCCCTGATATACTTGTGGAAACTGACAAGAATAGCCCAAAGTATGAATGTATCATCATAGATACCAAATGGAAGGCAATAGACTCTAGCAGACCAGACCGCCACTATTTGATAGATATGAAGGATATGTACCAATTGTATGCTTATGGGCAAAAGTATAGACAAGGGCAAACTAAAGAAATTGGTTTAGATGTGATACCAAAGTTGGTTTTAGTCTATCCATATTCTGAAAAGTTTACTGAATACCTTCCTGAATTTGTTTATGAAGATATAAAGGATAAGATTGGCTTGAAACTGATGGTAGTGCCATTTGATTTAACCGATCCTTTCACATACGAAAAACAGATACATAACATCATCCATTGCCTTGATGTTAAGCCTGAAATCCAACCAATTTATAGATATGAATATGATTGGAAAGATAACACCATACCACTTGTGGCAGCTGAACCAACACCCCTCTATGTGCAAACAATGCTTGTGGGGTGCTATAGAAGCAAGGAACACTTGGAATGGATAAAACAAAATCGCCTATACAATATCCGACTGGGCGATAGAAATGGCGCAATATCCAAGTCTGGGCTAGTGGTTTCTGCATCAAGGTTGTTATTGTATGATTACAAGAATCCAAAGGAATATCAAATTTTTGAACTTGATTCATCAAATCACATCATAGCTAAAAATGATTTGATGAAATCTAAGGGGTATCCTGATTTGAAGCCTGATAGAGAATATCTGCTTTATGTGATTACTCAAGAAGTTGGGGTAAAACCTTATTTTGATGTTGAATCCCTTAGGCAGACTTATGCCCCTAAACTCAGGAAAGGTTCACCTTTCTTTGTTAATTTATAGAGTATATTTATTTGTTTTTTTTTCACAATTAAATAACAAACTACGCTGTATCGCGATGGGCTGTTAAGTAAAAAATACTCTTAACTATAATTACAATTACTGCCTCCCAAACTTTGAAAATCATAAAATCACCTATCCGCAGTGCCGTCAAACAAGTATTGCGGATTTGTTATGTTCACGCTTGTTCGAGGGTGTTTCAGGGTGTTTCAGGTGTTTCAGTGTTCTCTTTCTCCATAGCGTGAACATTTCGTGGACATCTGCGAACAATTCCGTGTCATCCATGAAATCTGTGGTTTAATTAAATAAAATTCGTGGTTTGATTACATGGGAAACACTCTAAAATTACGTACATTTGCATTCAGATTAAAATTACATTGTTTTGAACTGGATAGACCTCATTTCATCAGAGCGATTCGGCAAGGAGGGCACATCGAAGCCCGATGTGGAGCGCAGGACACAGTTTCAGCGCGACTACGACCGGCTCATCTTCTCTGCCGCGTTCCGCAGGATGCAGAACAAGACGCAGGTGTTTCCGCTGCCGGGAAGCATCTTTGTACATAACCGACTCACACACAGCCTGGAAGTGGCGAGTGTGGGGCGTTCGTTGGGTAACGATGTGGGCGAGAGGCTCGTTGAGAAGTACATCAGACTGCGGCCCGACCTGACGCATCGCCTAAACCCGCGCTTCGAGAGCCTTGGCGACATAGTGAGCGCTGCCTGCCTGGCACACGACATGGGCAACCCGCCCTTCGGACACAGTGGCGAGAATGCCATCCGCACATTCTTCACCGAGACGAAGGCACAAAGTCTGCGCCACCACTTCTCCGACCAGCAATGGAGCGACATGGCGCACTTCGATGGTAACGCCAACACGCTGCGCCTGCTCTCGCATCAGTTTGAGGGACGCCGCCCGGGAGGTTTCGTCATGACCTACCCCACCCTGGCAAGCATCGTGAAATACCCCTACAGTTCCACCCTCGCCACGAAAAGCAAGTTTGGTTTCTTCGCCTCCGAGCAGGAGGGCTACTGCCGCATCGCTAAGAAACTGGGCATCCCCGTGGTGCGACAGACGGACAAAGGCATTGAATTTGCACGCCATCCGCTGGTCTATCTCGTGGAGGCAGCCGACGACATCTGCTACGAAATAATGGACATAGAGGACGCCTTCAA
Encoded here:
- a CDS encoding McrB family protein — encoded protein: MKWNDFDVNKNAYPEYIRIISDWLWFISSRWENIEDKNKFIEQNLQPLITGTFREPKIKDGQIKYPSPALGTFIRNLGFIDDNYNLSPLLTLIATNKLTLSEYALINLSKHRGWSNDTPVVNFLALLCLYLQKNDYCDITIEMLENLSKVEGYSLNRTPSNDSNRNDLLFNYINGTGLFKEVNETGRSRFLTLKEDASPIIDFIADNKDKIEVDTRVSKNDRYIYYGDLTSGIFMLDGIKLPSVWTRYYPNLLNSNSPSYKYMHIESSKYLDDISPIIFYGAPGTGKTRYAQEEIFSKYHSANRIFTTFHQSYTYEEFVEGLKPELDNDSKEVKYYIETGVFYNACERAAILAGYDNLEDCIADSSQNRKIKFKEAQDSHRTMLLCIDEINRGNVAAIFGDLISLIEPSKRLGSGTYEMTVVLPYSKKEFGVPANLFIVGTMNTADRSIQLLDSALRRRFRFEELLPNYKAFDIKDGDAVKVLKRINSRIRSLLNKDIIEAITTKIIPLLEEYFYNDINKVRFVLNEDDTTTTNNAFYVEDKDAKEAFKTYLQSEDIDEEDKSFFTLNRSIANLTSEEECSKYIKHLLGESE
- a CDS encoding McrC family protein; its protein translation is MSKKNPIITYEFGTLYIEGQVHKEGDIPIEETTFNNLWDFILSNKATDDTDVIMSVHTRGGRKFIKTGRYVGTIQTKNGQVIEVLPKIFKASGQQEKDKVVCRSVFLNMLRHFTDIKARSFQNVTLSTKKGFPILEVYISNYINAVEQLVLGGLKKNYAPVEENQRFLKGKLDITKQITKNITNKARFAIKYNKYIEDIPQNRIIVTTLRKLISDSHSTTNKAHISVLLTILADIPSSPNIENDLRIASTSNRLFTSYDMLIKWSKQFLLNRGFTTFAGSYVNQSLLFQAERLFEDFVAYLFRKYAPTYNVDAQNTRFFLVDRHNGKRMFQLRPDILVETDKNSPKYECIIIDTKWKAIDSSRPDRHYLIDMKDMYQLYAYGQKYRQGQTKEIGLDVIPKLVLVYPYSEKFTEYLPEFVYEDIKDKIGLKLMVVPFDLTDPFTYEKQIHNIIHCLDVKPEIQPIYRYEYDWKDNTIPLVAAEPTPLYVQTMLVGCYRSKEHLEWIKQNRLYNIRLGDRNGAISKSGLVVSASRLLLYDYKNPKEYQIFELDSSNHIIAKNDLMKSKGYPDLKPDREYLLYVITQEVGVKPYFDVESLRQTYAPKLRKGSPFFVNL
- the dgt gene encoding dGTP triphosphohydrolase — translated: MNWIDLISSERFGKEGTSKPDVERRTQFQRDYDRLIFSAAFRRMQNKTQVFPLPGSIFVHNRLTHSLEVASVGRSLGNDVGERLVEKYIRLRPDLTHRLNPRFESLGDIVSAACLAHDMGNPPFGHSGENAIRTFFTETKAQSLRHHFSDQQWSDMAHFDGNANTLRLLSHQFEGRRPGGFVMTYPTLASIVKYPYSSTLATKSKFGFFASEQEGYCRIAKKLGIPVVRQTDKGIEFARHPLVYLVEAADDICYEIMDIEDAFKLRILSFEETCDLLLDFFDYDARCDIATTYSEDSDRNDRIVFFRACVINLLERECVRIFMEHEEEILAGSFEGSLISHLPERQLHAYKHCSEVAKQRIYNCKEVTDIDLAGFHIIYTLLNLMVDAVMSPEKAYSKLLISQASSQYALQKGPIAERIISVVDYLTGMTDVFALDLYRKIEGHSLPVV